One Cydia fagiglandana chromosome 11, ilCydFagi1.1, whole genome shotgun sequence genomic region harbors:
- the LOC134668942 gene encoding larval/pupal cuticle protein H1C-like: MKPMVVLFALASVACGSLLPLAQPPHHPALVLDPHGRPLDTAEVIGARALHLQAKALEHHAPLVHAVAPLAHSVVAPAVVAHALPAAVSHQSRVDVHSSPAVVAHAPLVTAHAAPLLGYSAHGLAAHGLAGHGHWLKKRSLGHYALAAPIVAHAPVATSHQSRVDVISSPAVVSHAVHAAPVLAHAVHAAPVVAHAIAPSAVSHQSRVDVHSSPAVISHAAYAPVAHSVLAAPLAHSGLLHAAPLHHSAHLAHSSPLVHAW; this comes from the coding sequence ATGAAACCGATGGTGGTGTTGTTCGCTCTCGCCTCTGTGGCTTGTGGGTCGCTGCTGCCGCTGGCGCAGCCGCCGCACCACCCCGCGCTGGTGCTGGACCCGCACGGCCGCCCGCTGGACACCGCTGAGGTCATCGGCGCCCGCGCCCTGCACCTGCAGGCCAAGGCTCTGGAGCACCACGCGCCCCTCGTGCACGCCGTCGCGCCCCTCGCCCACTCCGTCGTGGCCCCTGCTGTGGTCGCCCACGCCCTGCCCGCCGCCGTCTCGCACCAGTCCCGCGTCGACGTGCACTCCAGCCCCGCCGTCGTCGCCCACGCTCCCTTGGTCACCGCTCACGCCGCGCCTCTGCTCGGATACTCCGCGCACGGTCTGGCCGCCCATGGCCTCGCTGGACACGGACACTGGCTGAAAAAGCGTTCCCTCGGGCACTACGCTCTGGCTGCCCCCATCGTCGCCCACGCGCCCGTTGCCACCTCCCACCAGTCTCGTGTGGATGTCATCTCTAGCCCCGCCGTCGTGTCCCACGCCGTCCACGCCGCGCCCGTGCTCGCTCACGCCGTGCACGCCGCCCCGGTCGTCGCTCACGCCATCGCTCCCTCCGCCGTGTCCCACCAGTCCCGCGTGGACGTCCACAGCAGCCCCGCCGTGATCTCACACGCCGCCTACGCTCCCGTCGCCCACAGCGTGCTCGCCGCTCCCCTGGCGCACTCTGGACTTCTCCACGCCGCCCCCCTGCATCACTCTGCACATCTCGCTCACTCCAGCCCCCTTGTTCACGCGTGGTGA
- the LOC134668550 gene encoding uncharacterized protein LOC134668550: MFKLFVLFAMAAVCTAAPRPSVVAYSPVYSPVAPVVSHVPVAYSSQSSTVVHSAPVYSAPVLHSVAVEPVLHAVPVQPVVHSVPVYSAYV; the protein is encoded by the exons ATGTTCAAATTG TTCGTTCTTTTCGCCATGGCGGCAGTTTGCACGGCCGCGCCTCGGCCCAGCGTGGTCGCCTATTCCCCGGTGTACTCCCCGGTGGCCCCCGTGGTGTCTCACGTGCCGGTCGCCTACTCCTCCCAGTCCAGCACCGTGGTGCACTCTGCCCCGGTGTACTCCGCGCCGGTACTTCACTCCGTGGCGGTAGAGCCCGTCCTCCACGCAGTACCCGTGCAACCTGTAGTCCATTCCGTGCCAGTGTATTCTGCTTACGTTTAA
- the LOC134668946 gene encoding uncharacterized protein LOC134668946 — protein sequence MMKLVVLSCLMAAASAALLTPFAPFAPLAYSGAVVAPLYGSNYRGPLSLAPGQPANILAADGRPLDTLDVNLDRSAHLTAKALDGVHLLKKRSAPVIAPLGGIAYASTPVITHAAPLAYSAPIIAPYQTPLTYTAGHYAHYL from the coding sequence ATGATGAAGCTGGTGGTGTTATCCTGTTTGATGGCGGCGGCGTCCGCGGCGCTGCTGACGCCCTTCGCGCCGTTCGCTCCGCTGGCGTACAGCGGCGCGGTGGTCGCACCCTTGTACGGCAGCAACTACCGCGGCCCGCTGTCCCTGGCGCCCGGCCAGCCCGCCAACATCCTCGCCGCGGACGGCAGGCCCCTCGACACCCTGGACGTCAACCTGGACCGCTCCGCGCACCTCACCGCCAAGGCCCTCGACGGCGTGCACCTGCTCAAGAAGCGCTCCGCCCCTGTTATCGCTCCTCTCGGTGGCATCGCCTACGCCAGCACTCCGGTCATCACCCACGCTGCACCCCTCGCCTACTCCGCGCCCATTATCGCGCCTTACCAGACTCCTCTAACTTACACGGCTGGACACTACGCCCACTACCTGTAA
- the LOC134668944 gene encoding uncharacterized protein LOC134668944 has translation MQQSLAALKTTQTTMFKLVVLSCVVALAAANPSVLGPWGLGLAGPLAAPAALAPLGLGLGHGAIWGAPALAAYNYRGPLSLAPGQPANIVAADGRPLDTLSVNLDRAAHLTARAVDHAGLHLLKKRSAVLPVGAPLAVSHAARIDLPAARLLGPGPALGWPAVGALGVHGVAAPWGVAAPWGVGPLGHAGALGRLW, from the coding sequence ATGCAACAGTCTCTCGCAGCACTGAAAACAACACAGACCACAATGTTCAAGCTGGTGGTGTTGTCTTGCGTGGTGGCGCTAGCGGCGGCCAACCCTAGTGTGCTCGGGCCTTGGGGCTTGGGGCTGGCGGGTCCCCTGGCAGCGCCGGCGGCGCTGGCTCCTCTCGGCCTGGGTCTGGGCCATGGGGCTATCTGGGGCGCGCCTGCACTCGCAGCCTACAACTACAGAGGCCCGCTGTCTCTCGCGCCCGGCCAGCCCGCCAACATCGTGGCTGCTGACGGAAGGCCCTTGGATACTCTGAGCGTGAACTTGGACCGTGCCGCGCACCTCACTGCGAGGGCTGTTGACCACGCCGGCCTGCACCTGCTGAAGAAGCGCTCCGCCGTCCTGCCGGTGGGCGCTCCCCTGGCCGTGTCCCACGCTGCCCGCATCGACCTGCCGGCCGCGCGTCTCTTGGGCCCCGGCCCCGCGCTCGGCTGGCCCGCTGTCGGCGCGCTCGGTGTGCACGGCGTTGCGGCTCCCTGGGGCGTAGCCGCTCCCTGGGGCGTAGGTCCTCTGGGACACGCTGGCGCTTTGGGACGCCTTTGGTGA
- the LOC134668945 gene encoding uncharacterized protein LOC134668945 — protein sequence MSLLVLHIFITTYFYIPCLSINMLGPADIIYKTFGYCETKITDVDVWITTKKYNRTTNVLDISLTTPWAIDDDLILELTAEIKKEGGYKPGQFHLKDTLCKVLSTLFDELFNQFLEAAGVDACPIADGKYQVNNFFLDNEKMTVPQLYGDYRVLVEIYKGEKLKGCYYAYVDMVPKEE from the exons ATGTCCTTGTTAGTACTTCATATTTtcataactacatatttttatataccaTGTCTAAGCATCAACATGCTG GGACCAGCGGACATAATATACAAAACCTTCGGTTACTGTGAGACAAAAATTACGGACGTGGACGTTTGGATAACGACGAAGAAGTACAACAGAACTACCAACGTCCTTGACATCTCTTTGACAACACCGTGGGCAATAGACGACGACTTGATT TTAGAGTTGACGGCTGAAATAAAGAAGGAAGGTGGGTACAAGCCGGGACAGTTCCACTTGAAAGATACGTTGTGCAAAGTATTGAGTACACTTTTTGACGAGCTTTTCAACCAGTTCCTCGAGGCCGCCGGTGTTGACGCCTGTCCTATTGCAGAT GGAAAATACCAAGTAAACAACTTTTTCTTGGACAACGAAAAGATGACGGTGCCACAGTTGTACGGGGACTACAGGGTGCTTGTGGAAATCTACAAGGGCGAAAAGCTGAAGGGATGTTATTACGCATACGTAGACATGGTGCCCAAGGAAGAATAA